The Bacillota bacterium genome includes a window with the following:
- a CDS encoding ABC transporter substrate-binding protein, which translates to MAAGLVVLVASVPALASTVVRVSGWGGTDIAIVEELIERFVRPAVKPYDIEVKYEPIAEEFSGYLFNSLSAGTAPDLFYVDIFWAEPLMRTGQLEPLDPYLAKSNVLRKDDILPKLLAGFTYNGKIYGIPKDFNTLAVFYNKDLFDEAGVAYPDANDTWDTFAEKLRKVSRPEDGIYGIALPPEYARFGAFAYSAGFKLFDDNGKSDLSQPGFVEAFKWYTGLVKSGVAIQPADIGQGWGGGAFATEKVATAIEGAWILGFLRDQAPNLRYGATLIPKNPRTGQRGNFIYTVSWSVNAASKVKAEAFKVLEALTSPEAQQWVLRRGLALPSRKSLLNDPYFKQDTPEAKANLVVFQGASDGNVHPFQFGRYGGDWMTPVNEALTAVMSGEMNVDQALAQAQRQLNELASR; encoded by the coding sequence CTGGCCGCCGGGCTTGTGGTGCTCGTGGCGAGCGTGCCGGCGCTGGCCAGCACCGTGGTGCGGGTATCGGGCTGGGGCGGCACCGACATCGCCATCGTGGAGGAGCTGATCGAACGGTTCGTCCGCCCTGCCGTCAAGCCGTACGACATCGAGGTCAAGTACGAACCCATCGCAGAGGAGTTCTCCGGCTACCTGTTCAACAGCCTCTCGGCCGGGACCGCTCCCGATCTGTTCTATGTGGACATCTTCTGGGCCGAGCCGTTGATGCGGACCGGGCAGCTCGAGCCGCTCGACCCGTACCTGGCCAAGTCCAACGTGCTGCGCAAGGATGACATCCTCCCCAAGTTGCTGGCCGGGTTCACGTACAACGGCAAGATCTACGGCATCCCCAAGGACTTCAACACCCTGGCCGTCTTCTACAACAAGGACCTGTTCGACGAGGCCGGCGTGGCCTACCCGGACGCCAACGACACGTGGGACACCTTCGCCGAGAAGCTGCGCAAGGTCAGCCGGCCCGAGGACGGCATTTACGGTATCGCCCTGCCGCCCGAGTACGCTCGCTTCGGCGCGTTCGCCTACTCGGCCGGCTTCAAGCTGTTTGACGACAACGGCAAAAGCGATCTGTCCCAGCCGGGCTTCGTTGAGGCGTTCAAGTGGTACACCGGCTTGGTGAAGAGCGGCGTCGCCATCCAGCCGGCCGACATCGGGCAGGGTTGGGGCGGCGGTGCGTTCGCCACGGAGAAGGTGGCAACGGCCATCGAGGGCGCCTGGATCCTGGGCTTCCTGCGGGATCAGGCTCCGAACCTGCGCTACGGGGCCACGCTGATTCCGAAGAATCCCAGGACCGGGCAGCGCGGTAACTTCATCTACACGGTCTCCTGGTCCGTCAACGCGGCCTCCAAGGTGAAGGCAGAAGCGTTCAAGGTGCTGGAGGCGCTGACCAGCCCCGAGGCCCAGCAGTGGGTGCTCCGCCGCGGGCTGGCCTTGCCCAGCCGGAAGTCGCTGCTGAACGACCCCTACTTCAAGCAGGACACGCCTGAGGCGAAGGCCAACCTCGTGGTGTTCCAGGGCGCTTCGGACGGGAACGTACACCCGTTCCAGTTCGGGCGCTACGGCGGCGACTGGATGACGCCGGTGAACGAGGCGCTCACCGCCGTGATGAGCGGCGAGATGAACGTTGACCAGGCGCTGGCGCAGGCGCAGCGCCAGCTGAACGAGCTGGCCAGCCGCTGA